Proteins co-encoded in one Acinetobacter lwoffii genomic window:
- the mrdA gene encoding penicillin-binding protein 2, translated as MKQHFPLKNAQQEKRIYRSRVLISMGIVIFFMLLLVSRYAYLQLFNFESFTTASDENRIRLQPLPPARGYIYDRNGVLLADNYPVFTATLSRADVQDIDQTLERLKPILELTEEDLERFQTRIKTARKTERVSIKLNLNENDIARFSEVKYQFPGVNIETQMTRYYPHGDLFAHVIGYVGRINDKELKSIDKDLYAGTNLIGKIGVEKSYEELLHGVPGNESVEADAFGNVLRHLGRKDPVRGNDLFLSLDYGLQVVASEQLAGRRGAIVAMNPKTGEILALVSSPSFNPNLFVTGISTKDYSFLRDNLDQPLYNRAVQGVYPPGSTIKPMFALGGLHHGLVDWDTTISDPGYFSLPGDSHRFRDHKKSGHGAVNMHKAQVVSCDTYFYVMSYRMGIEKMNTWMRQFGFGEKTGVDLPSESSGLYPNPEWKMRTRKAKWSRGETISVSIGQGAFTSTPLQLAMATAITANHGNKVIPHVLRESRGAKPFKVHNGTHGKIDFNGQEEDWIKMRDAMVDVIQSGTGRGIKSGLQYSIAGKTGTAQVKSIAQGKRYNESLLTDRQLDHGLFVGFAPAENPEIAIAVILENGRGGSAATALARPIFDYWLLHKDKNPVRPQGHQLSGGLMTAGIKPAELPSGAGMLSQDAASSAVPASDQPDNAAPTSANTAASPAATPAPTPIERD; from the coding sequence ATGAAGCAGCACTTTCCTTTAAAAAACGCACAACAAGAAAAGCGCATCTATCGCAGTCGAGTCTTGATTTCCATGGGGATTGTCATTTTCTTTATGCTGCTGCTGGTCAGCCGCTATGCCTATTTGCAACTGTTCAACTTTGAAAGCTTTACTACAGCTTCTGATGAGAACCGGATTCGTCTACAACCTTTGCCGCCAGCGCGTGGTTATATTTATGACCGTAACGGCGTGTTGCTGGCCGATAACTATCCAGTATTTACTGCCACTTTAAGTCGTGCTGACGTACAGGATATCGATCAAACGCTCGAACGCCTGAAACCGATTCTGGAATTGACCGAAGAAGATCTTGAACGCTTTCAAACCCGGATTAAAACAGCACGTAAAACCGAACGGGTTTCAATCAAGCTCAACCTGAATGAAAATGATATTGCCCGTTTCAGTGAAGTGAAATATCAATTTCCGGGCGTGAATATTGAAACCCAGATGACCCGCTACTATCCGCATGGTGACCTGTTCGCACATGTGATTGGTTATGTCGGTCGGATTAATGACAAAGAACTGAAATCAATTGATAAGGATCTCTATGCTGGAACCAACCTGATCGGAAAAATCGGTGTGGAAAAATCCTATGAAGAACTTTTACATGGTGTGCCGGGAAATGAATCGGTAGAAGCAGATGCCTTTGGTAATGTGCTGCGTCATTTGGGCCGTAAAGATCCGGTACGTGGTAATGATCTGTTCCTGTCACTGGATTACGGCTTGCAGGTAGTCGCTTCGGAGCAACTGGCCGGGCGTCGTGGCGCGATTGTGGCGATGAATCCTAAAACCGGGGAAATTCTGGCGCTGGTCTCCAGTCCAAGTTTTAACCCTAACCTGTTTGTGACCGGGATCAGCACCAAAGATTATTCGTTCCTGCGTGATAACCTTGATCAACCTTTATATAACCGTGCCGTGCAAGGGGTTTATCCGCCTGGCTCTACTATTAAACCAATGTTTGCACTCGGTGGTCTGCATCATGGTTTGGTGGACTGGGATACCACTATTTCTGATCCGGGTTATTTCAGCCTGCCGGGAGACAGTCACCGTTTCCGTGACCATAAAAAATCCGGGCATGGCGCAGTGAATATGCATAAGGCCCAAGTCGTCTCTTGTGATACTTATTTCTATGTCATGTCCTACCGCATGGGTATTGAAAAAATGAATACCTGGATGCGTCAGTTTGGCTTTGGTGAAAAAACCGGCGTGGACTTACCAAGTGAAAGCTCAGGACTATATCCAAACCCGGAATGGAAAATGCGTACCCGCAAGGCCAAATGGTCACGTGGTGAAACCATTTCTGTCAGTATTGGTCAGGGTGCTTTTACTTCAACGCCATTGCAGCTGGCTATGGCCACAGCCATTACCGCCAACCATGGCAATAAAGTCATTCCCCATGTTCTGCGCGAAAGTCGCGGTGCCAAACCGTTCAAGGTGCATAATGGCACGCATGGCAAGATCGATTTTAATGGTCAGGAAGAAGACTGGATCAAAATGCGTGATGCGATGGTGGACGTAATTCAATCCGGTACAGGCCGAGGCATCAAAAGCGGCTTACAATATTCTATTGCCGGAAAAACCGGTACGGCACAGGTAAAAAGTATTGCTCAGGGCAAGCGCTATAATGAATCCTTATTGACTGACCGTCAGCTGGATCATGGCCTGTTTGTCGGTTTTGCACCTGCTGAAAATCCTGAAATCGCGATTGCAGTTATTCTGGAAAATGGTCGCGGTGGTAGTGCCGCAACGGCTCTGGCCCGTCCAATTTTTGATTACTGGTTACTGCATAAAGATAAAAATCCGGTACGCCCACAAGGCCACCAATTAAGTGGTGGTCTGATGACGGCCGGAATCAAGCCAGCTGAATTGCCAAGTGGTGCAGGCATGTTGAGTCAGGATGCAGCATCTAGTGCCGTTCCAGCCAGTGACCAGCCCGACAATGCTGCTCCGACTTCTGCAAATACGGCTGCATCTCCCGCAGCAACACCTGCTCCGACACCGATAGAGCGAGATTAA
- the rsmD gene encoding 16S rRNA (guanine(966)-N(2))-methyltransferase RsmD: MKNQLRIIGGDWKRRQLPFASIEGLRPTPDRVRETLFNWLMWDVQNAQVLDICAGSGALAFEALSRGAASVVMIEPDRTQAQFLTQNLELLKVTKARAQLKVATAQQALSTLQAQFDLVFLDPPYSLDLWEELALKADPLIKDNAYIYVEADRDLQLLKLPPSWRLIKNTKAGTVRAGLYQKSIS; the protein is encoded by the coding sequence ATGAAAAACCAGCTTCGAATTATTGGTGGTGACTGGAAACGCCGCCAACTGCCTTTTGCCAGCATTGAGGGTTTGCGCCCGACGCCTGACCGTGTTCGGGAAACACTGTTTAACTGGCTGATGTGGGATGTACAAAATGCACAGGTGTTGGATATTTGTGCTGGCTCTGGGGCATTGGCGTTTGAGGCATTATCGCGTGGTGCTGCATCAGTGGTGATGATTGAACCGGATCGTACTCAGGCACAATTTCTGACCCAAAATCTGGAACTTTTAAAAGTCACCAAAGCACGTGCGCAATTAAAAGTGGCTACGGCGCAGCAAGCTTTGTCTACCCTTCAGGCACAGTTTGATCTGGTTTTTCTGGATCCACCATATAGCCTGGATTTATGGGAAGAACTCGCGCTAAAGGCAGATCCTCTGATCAAGGACAATGCCTATATTTATGTAGAAGCAGATCGTGATTTACAATTGCTTAAATTGCCACCCTCATGGCGTTTAATTAAAAATACCAAAGCCGGTACAGTTCGTGCGGGGCTTTATCAAAAAAGTATTTCTTGA
- a CDS encoding sulfite exporter TauE/SafE family protein: protein MTWLLFILGAMVAGFVQGLTGFAFALIAMSFWVWVLPPQLAAPLLVFASIWSHVISLSQEKKQLVLSRQLVLPYLIAGLIGVPLGTYLLQIIQADTFKMILGFFLVLWCPVMLFNPQFKTIQHSGKLTDSCIGFIGGILGGLGGFCGAIPSAWVMLKQLPKTQQRYILRHFNFAIQLFTLGTYVWQGLINQSHLPYMALLIVFVSIPAILGAKLFYKISELLFKRMILSLLFSAGCFLLASQFI from the coding sequence ATGACTTGGCTGTTATTTATTCTTGGTGCAATGGTCGCAGGTTTTGTCCAGGGGCTGACCGGCTTTGCCTTTGCCCTGATCGCCATGTCTTTCTGGGTCTGGGTGCTGCCTCCGCAACTGGCCGCGCCCTTGCTGGTATTTGCCTCGATCTGGAGTCATGTGATTTCACTCAGTCAGGAAAAAAAGCAGCTAGTTTTATCCAGGCAGTTGGTGCTGCCTTATCTGATTGCTGGTCTGATTGGCGTGCCGCTGGGTACTTATCTGTTGCAGATCATTCAAGCAGATACCTTTAAGATGATCTTGGGATTTTTTCTGGTACTGTGGTGTCCGGTGATGCTATTCAATCCGCAATTCAAAACAATTCAGCATTCAGGAAAATTGACTGATAGCTGCATCGGTTTTATTGGCGGAATTTTAGGAGGACTGGGCGGTTTTTGCGGTGCCATTCCTTCGGCCTGGGTGATGTTAAAACAATTACCCAAAACCCAGCAGCGCTATATTTTACGGCACTTTAATTTTGCAATTCAGCTTTTCACGCTGGGTACTTATGTATGGCAAGGCCTGATCAATCAAAGCCATTTACCCTATATGGCCTTGCTGATTGTTTTTGTGAGTATTCCGGCAATTTTAGGCGCAAAACTATTTTATAAAATTTCGGAATTACTGTTCAAACGCATGATCTTAAGTTTACTCTTTAGTGCAGGTTGTTTTCTATTAGCGTCCCAATTCATTTAA
- a CDS encoding 3-oxoacyl-ACP reductase has protein sequence MQIRDQIVLVTGGARGLGLAITQALLAEGARVVVNYHSSQQQAEQLAQQYPEQVFIYQADVTQTDQVRALFAAAKTHFGEAIHAVINNALIQFEFNGDARPKVETLTWDMLQRQFSGAVQAALNTTQAALDDMKQAGFGRIVNIGTNLVQNPVVPYHDYTTAKAALLAFTRTTAQDLGQYGINVNMLSGGLLQTTDASKATPDIVFDLIAQSTPLRRVITPEEFAAAILMFLSPYSRAVTGQNLIVDGGLVKG, from the coding sequence ATGCAGATTCGTGATCAGATTGTTCTTGTTACTGGTGGTGCACGTGGTTTGGGTTTAGCCATTACTCAGGCTTTACTGGCTGAGGGCGCGCGCGTGGTCGTCAATTATCATAGCAGTCAGCAGCAAGCTGAACAGCTGGCCCAGCAGTATCCTGAACAGGTATTTATTTATCAGGCAGATGTCACTCAAACTGATCAGGTCCGCGCTTTATTTGCCGCAGCTAAAACCCATTTCGGGGAAGCGATTCATGCTGTAATCAATAACGCACTGATTCAATTTGAATTTAATGGTGATGCACGCCCTAAAGTAGAAACGCTGACTTGGGATATGTTGCAACGGCAATTTAGCGGTGCAGTACAGGCTGCCTTAAATACTACACAAGCCGCACTGGATGATATGAAACAGGCAGGGTTTGGCCGGATCGTGAATATTGGTACAAACCTGGTGCAAAATCCGGTGGTTCCTTATCATGACTATACCACCGCCAAAGCTGCATTATTGGCCTTTACCCGCACCACGGCGCAGGACTTGGGACAATATGGCATCAATGTGAATATGCTCTCTGGTGGCCTGTTACAAACCACGGATGCCAGTAAGGCCACACCTGACATTGTCTTTGACCTGATTGCTCAATCGACGCCTTTACGCCGCGTAATTACACCAGAAGAATTTGCTGCTGCAATCCTGATGTTTTTGTCACCTTATTCACGTGCCGTCACAGGACAAAACCTGATTGTAGATGGCGGGCTGGTCAAAGGTTAA
- a CDS encoding 1-acyl-sn-glycerol-3-phosphate acyltransferase, which produces MGWEIDNHWPLDLDQCVMIAAPHTSNWDALYARLALKALGVNVRLTIKDSYMKLPFGPFVRAMGGIGIDRRPKQPGEPRPSMVQLMTDLFKTHPKLVMLVTPEATRAKQEQWKTGFYHVAISAGVPIALAYMDYAKKKTGVGKIVYPTGDYEKDMAEIMAFYAEIQPKFPECFSVDQRYYQN; this is translated from the coding sequence ATGGGTTGGGAAATTGATAACCATTGGCCCCTAGATTTAGACCAATGTGTCATGATTGCTGCTCCTCATACCAGTAATTGGGATGCACTGTATGCACGTCTGGCCTTAAAAGCATTAGGCGTGAATGTTCGCTTAACCATTAAAGACAGTTACATGAAATTGCCATTTGGACCTTTTGTGCGTGCTATGGGCGGTATCGGGATTGATCGCCGTCCTAAACAGCCGGGGGAGCCTCGTCCGAGTATGGTTCAGCTGATGACAGACTTATTCAAGACTCATCCTAAACTGGTCATGCTGGTCACGCCAGAAGCAACTCGTGCCAAACAGGAACAGTGGAAGACAGGTTTTTATCATGTAGCGATTAGTGCCGGTGTGCCGATTGCATTGGCCTATATGGACTATGCCAAGAAGAAAACTGGCGTAGGTAAAATCGTTTATCCGACAGGGGATTATGAAAAAGATATGGCAGAAATCATGGCATTTTATGCAGAGATTCAACCAAAATTCCCTGAATGCTTTAGTGTAGATCAGCGCTATTATCAGAATTAA
- a CDS encoding copper resistance protein NlpE yields the protein MKKLTLTAAIAVVIAGALTACSKPNDNEPRNNNAQSSPAMMEQNNADTSVNRADSAETSLDWAGEYEGVFPCADCEGIKVELDLNPDKTYELNEEYLGKAGNNETETKGSFSFDPQDPSIITLDNKAENRKFFVGENFVEAREMKSGKKIDSNLNYKLVKKSAS from the coding sequence ATGAAAAAATTAACGCTTACTGCTGCAATAGCAGTCGTTATTGCAGGAGCTTTAACCGCCTGTTCAAAGCCTAATGATAATGAGCCGAGGAACAATAATGCTCAATCCAGCCCAGCCATGATGGAGCAAAATAACGCGGATACCAGTGTGAACCGTGCTGATAGCGCAGAAACTTCGCTAGATTGGGCAGGTGAATACGAAGGTGTTTTTCCTTGTGCTGACTGTGAAGGGATTAAGGTCGAGTTAGATCTCAATCCGGATAAAACCTATGAGCTAAATGAGGAATATTTAGGTAAAGCTGGAAATAATGAGACGGAAACTAAAGGTAGTTTCAGTTTTGACCCTCAAGATCCTTCAATCATCACATTAGATAACAAAGCTGAAAACCGTAAATTCTTTGTTGGTGAAAATTTTGTTGAAGCACGCGAGATGAAATCAGGTAAAAAAATCGACAGTAATTTAAATTATAAATTAGTTAAAAAGTCCGCATCATAA
- the groL gene encoding chaperonin GroEL (60 kDa chaperone family; promotes refolding of misfolded polypeptides especially under stressful conditions; forms two stacked rings of heptamers to form a barrel-shaped 14mer; ends can be capped by GroES; misfolded proteins enter the barrel where they are refolded when GroES binds): MSAKDVKFGDSARSKMIAGVNTLADAVKVTLGPKGRNVVIDRSFGAPHITKDGVTVAKEITLKDKFENMGAQLVREVSSKTNDIAGDGTTTATVLAQAILNEGIKSVTAGMNPMDLKRGIDIAVRSVVENIKATAKPASDSKAIEQVGSISANSDTTVGQLIAQAMEKVGKEGVITVEEGSGFEDSLDVVEGMQFDRGYISPYFANKQDTLTAELENPFILLVDKKISNIRELITVLEAVAKTGKPLLIISEDVEGEALATLVVNNMRGIIKVCAVKAPGFGDRRKAMLQDIAILTGGTVISEEIGMQLDQTTLDHLGTAHKVTVSKENTVIVDGAGNAGQIADRVQQIRAQIEESTSEYDKEKLQERVAKLAGGVAVIKIGAATEVAMKEKKDRVDDALHATRAAVEEGVVAGGGVALVRAASALEGVTGANDDQNVGINILRRAIEAPLRQIVSNAGDEPSVVINAVKNGEGNFGYNAATGEYGDMLEMGILDPAKVTRSALEHAASVAGLMLTTECMITEIPEDKPAMPDMGGMGGMGGMM; encoded by the coding sequence ATGTCAGCTAAAGACGTAAAATTTGGTGATTCAGCTCGTTCAAAAATGATTGCTGGTGTAAACACCCTTGCAGATGCAGTAAAGGTTACTTTGGGTCCTAAGGGCCGTAACGTTGTTATCGACCGTTCTTTTGGTGCACCGCACATCACTAAAGATGGTGTCACTGTTGCCAAAGAAATTACGCTGAAAGACAAGTTCGAGAACATGGGTGCTCAACTGGTTCGTGAAGTTTCTTCAAAAACCAATGACATCGCAGGTGATGGTACAACGACTGCAACTGTATTGGCACAAGCAATTTTGAATGAAGGCATCAAGTCAGTAACAGCGGGTATGAACCCAATGGACTTGAAACGCGGTATCGATATTGCGGTACGTTCTGTAGTTGAAAACATCAAGGCAACTGCAAAACCAGCATCAGACTCTAAAGCGATTGAACAAGTAGGTTCGATCTCTGCTAACTCTGATACGACTGTAGGTCAGCTGATTGCGCAAGCAATGGAAAAAGTGGGCAAAGAAGGCGTGATCACGGTTGAAGAAGGTTCAGGCTTCGAAGATTCGCTTGACGTAGTTGAAGGCATGCAGTTCGACCGCGGTTATATTTCTCCGTACTTCGCGAACAAGCAAGATACTTTAACAGCTGAACTTGAAAATCCATTCATTCTTCTTGTTGATAAGAAAATCAGCAATATTCGTGAATTGATTACAGTACTTGAAGCTGTTGCTAAAACTGGCAAACCGCTTTTAATCATTTCTGAAGATGTTGAAGGCGAAGCGCTTGCGACGCTTGTTGTCAACAACATGCGCGGTATTATCAAAGTATGTGCGGTGAAAGCACCTGGTTTTGGTGATCGTCGTAAAGCTATGCTTCAAGACATCGCGATCTTGACTGGCGGTACTGTGATTTCTGAAGAAATCGGCATGCAGCTGGATCAAACGACGCTTGATCACTTGGGTACAGCACATAAAGTAACTGTATCTAAAGAAAATACTGTAATTGTAGATGGTGCTGGTAATGCTGGCCAAATCGCTGACCGTGTACAGCAAATCCGTGCACAGATCGAAGAATCTACTTCAGAATATGACAAAGAAAAACTTCAAGAGCGTGTAGCGAAACTTGCTGGCGGTGTTGCTGTCATCAAAATCGGTGCTGCAACTGAAGTTGCAATGAAAGAGAAAAAAGACCGTGTAGATGACGCGCTTCATGCGACTCGCGCTGCAGTTGAAGAAGGTGTCGTTGCGGGTGGTGGTGTTGCACTAGTACGTGCTGCATCTGCACTTGAAGGCGTAACAGGCGCGAATGATGACCAAAACGTAGGTATCAACATTCTTCGTCGTGCGATTGAAGCACCGCTTCGTCAAATCGTATCTAACGCAGGTGATGAGCCTTCTGTAGTGATCAACGCTGTGAAGAATGGCGAAGGTAACTTCGGTTATAACGCTGCAACTGGCGAATATGGCGATATGCTGGAAATGGGTATTCTTGACCCTGCTAAAGTAACGCGTTCTGCACTTGAGCACGCCGCTTCTGTTGCTGGCTTGATGCTGACCACTGAATGCATGATCACTGAAATCCCAGAAGACAAACCTGCAATGCCTGATATGGGTGGCATGGGTGGTATGGGCGGCATGATGTAA
- a CDS encoding co-chaperone GroES: MSNIRPLHDRVVIRRVEEETKTAGGILLPGSAAEKPAQGEIIAVGNGQITDNGVRALDVKVGDKVLFGTYAGTTVKVNGEELLIMKESDILAVLEA, translated from the coding sequence ATGAGCAACATTCGTCCATTACATGACCGCGTTGTTATTCGTCGTGTTGAAGAAGAAACTAAAACAGCTGGGGGCATTTTACTTCCAGGTTCGGCTGCTGAAAAACCTGCTCAAGGTGAAATCATTGCAGTTGGTAATGGTCAAATCACTGACAATGGCGTACGCGCGTTAGACGTAAAAGTTGGCGACAAAGTATTGTTCGGTACTTATGCAGGCACTACTGTAAAAGTAAACGGCGAAGAGCTTTTAATCATGAAAGAATCTGACATTTTAGCGGTATTAGAAGCTTAA
- a CDS encoding metallophosphoesterase family protein: MILHLSDLHFGTEKQECLEAIRHFCQTHPLEAVVISGDLTQRARLGQFFACKKFLDQLNTPYMVIPGNHDIPLYHLWNRLFNPFTRYQIFFGELEPIFETENFYLIGVNSIRRRYHTKGHLSLEQIQRIDLTLAQAPASKLKIIVSHQPFYVPFQNKRGFKDSPLMAKIALEAWAEHGLFALLHGHLHQPAIYDLNQMFGLGMDHPVYDVHAGTSASNRLHKDEPNSFNLIDATGKISQYLFDEVAQAFMLKADLPNK, from the coding sequence ATGATCCTGCATCTGTCTGATCTGCATTTTGGAACAGAGAAGCAGGAGTGTTTAGAAGCGATTCGGCATTTCTGTCAGACCCATCCACTTGAAGCTGTCGTCATCAGTGGTGATCTGACCCAGCGCGCACGTTTGGGCCAGTTTTTTGCCTGTAAAAAATTTTTAGATCAGCTCAATACGCCTTATATGGTGATCCCAGGGAATCATGATATTCCGCTCTATCATTTATGGAATCGGCTTTTCAATCCATTTACCCGTTACCAGATTTTTTTTGGTGAATTGGAGCCAATATTTGAAACTGAAAATTTTTATCTGATTGGGGTGAATTCGATCCGACGTCGATATCATACCAAAGGGCATTTATCCCTTGAGCAGATTCAGCGTATTGACCTGACGCTGGCGCAGGCGCCTGCGTCCAAATTAAAAATCATTGTCAGCCATCAGCCTTTTTATGTGCCTTTTCAAAATAAGCGCGGTTTCAAGGACAGCCCATTGATGGCCAAAATTGCTTTAGAGGCCTGGGCAGAGCATGGTCTGTTTGCGCTGTTGCATGGGCATCTGCATCAACCGGCGATTTATGATTTGAATCAGATGTTCGGATTGGGGATGGATCATCCTGTATATGATGTACATGCAGGGACTTCTGCGTCAAATCGTCTACATAAAGATGAACCGAACAGCTTTAATCTGATTGATGCCACAGGAAAAATTTCTCAATATTTATTCGATGAAGTGGCACAAGCCTTTATGTTGAAGGCTGATCTGCCGAATAAATAG
- a CDS encoding diacylglycerol/lipid kinase family protein — translation MSNQSKPLSLIFNHKAGFRIQGPEGIYEQLIDIFSAQGYQTKAYEINDSQQFDKIMAEVLEQHLASSESGIIVAAGGDGTLNTVAKHVLNTQIPVGILPLGTFNYVARLLGIPLDLLEAAKVIATGQPQRMNVARINQEIYLNNASLGLYPLFIKKREDYNRIFGRLPLHAYTSALDVLIRDRKELKLKIWVDQKKYPVKTPLIFFGNNPLQLADMKMRIAEAAEKGKVAGVIVSKSDKLTLFKLVYRLIRGKIDQASDVYSFAADQVRIESRARKLMVAIDGEIVEMAPPLNISVLKDSLSVMVPHDPASV, via the coding sequence ATGTCTAATCAATCTAAACCCTTATCGCTAATTTTTAATCATAAAGCTGGTTTTCGCATACAGGGGCCAGAAGGCATTTATGAGCAGCTGATCGATATATTTTCAGCCCAGGGTTATCAAACTAAAGCTTATGAAATCAATGATTCACAGCAATTTGATAAAATTATGGCTGAGGTGCTTGAACAGCATTTGGCATCTAGCGAGTCAGGAATTATCGTTGCGGCAGGCGGAGATGGAACTTTAAATACAGTCGCCAAACATGTGTTGAATACGCAAATTCCTGTCGGTATTTTGCCTTTAGGGACTTTTAACTATGTAGCCAGATTATTGGGGATTCCGCTAGATTTACTTGAAGCGGCAAAAGTGATTGCGACAGGACAGCCACAACGTATGAATGTTGCTCGGATCAATCAGGAAATTTATCTGAATAATGCCAGTTTGGGTCTATATCCTTTATTTATTAAAAAACGTGAAGACTATAATCGTATTTTTGGTCGCTTACCGCTACATGCCTATACTTCTGCACTGGATGTTTTAATTCGCGACCGTAAAGAATTAAAACTAAAAATCTGGGTGGATCAAAAGAAATATCCGGTAAAAACACCACTGATCTTTTTTGGCAATAATCCTTTGCAACTGGCGGATATGAAAATGCGCATTGCAGAGGCGGCTGAAAAAGGTAAAGTGGCGGGAGTGATAGTTTCTAAAAGTGATAAGCTTACTTTATTTAAGTTGGTGTATCGGCTGATTCGTGGGAAGATTGACCAGGCATCGGATGTTTATAGTTTTGCAGCCGATCAAGTCCGAATCGAATCCAGAGCCAGGAAACTGATGGTGGCGATTGATGGGGAAATTGTGGAAATGGCCCCGCCACTCAATATTTCTGTATTAAAAGATAGCCTAAGTGTAATGGTGCCACATGATCCTGCATCTGTCTGA